CCCACCACCACCATTCAACGCCTGGCGGCCCACGTTGGCCAGGAGGTCGAACTTCAGGGCTGGCTCTACAACAAGCGTTCCAGCGGAAAAATCCAGTTCCTGATCGTCCGCGATGGGACCGGCCTGGTTCAGGTCGTGGTCGTCAAGAAGGAGGTGGATGAGGCCACCTGGGAAGCCGCCTCATCGCTCACGCAGGAGTCGTCCTTGCGTCTGCGCGGCCTCGTGCGGGCCGATGACCGGGCGCCCGGTGGCTTCGAACTCACGGGCACCCACGTCACCGCCGTGCATGTCGTGGAAGGGGAATACCCGATCTCGCACAAGGAGCACGGGGTCGACTTCCTGATGAGTCACCGTCACCTCTGGATGCGGACCCCTCGTCAGGCCGCCATTTTACGGATTCGCCACACCATCATCCAGGCCATGCGAGGCTTCCTGGACGGGCAAGGATTTACCCTGGTCGATTCGCCAATCCTCACGCCGGCAGCCTGCGAAGGCACCTCCACCCTGTTTGAAACGGATTACTTCGGAGAACCCGCCTTCCTGTCCCAGAGCGGCCAGCTTTACAACGAAGCGCACGCCCTGGCGCTCGGCAAGGTCTACTGCTTCGGCCCGACGTTCCGCGCGGAAAAGTCCAAGACGCGCCGCCATCTGATGGAATTCTGGATGTTGGAACCCGAAATGGCCTTCGTAGACCTGTGGGGCAACATGGAAGTCCAGGAACAACTGGTCGCCCACGTGGTCGCCACCGTGCTGGAGAAACACCGCCAGGAGCTGGTGGACGTGCTCGAACGAGACATCTCCCGGCTTGAAAACATTCAAGCGCCCTTCCCGCGCATCACCTACGACGAAGCCCTCGCCATCCTGGCGGACAAGGGTCAGGTGGTGGAGTGGGGCAACGACTTTGGGGCGCCCGATGAAACGGCCCTGGCCGAACATTTCGAGCGTCCCGTGTTCGTAACTCACTACCCCGCGGCCTGCAAGGCTTTCTATATGAAGCCTGACCCCGCCCGAGAAGAGGTGGTCCTGTGCGCCGACCTGCTGGCTCCCGAAGGCTACGGAGAAATCATTGGGGGCTCCCAACGCATCGACGACCTGGCCACGCTCGAACGCAAAATGGCGGAGCATCACGTGCCCGCCGAACCGCTGCAATGGTATCTCGACCTGCGACGCTACGGGTCGGTTCCGCACAGCGGTTTCGGCATCGGCCTTGAGCGCACGGTGGCCTGGATCTGCGGCCTTGACCACGTGCGCGAGACCATTCCCTTCGCCCGGATGTTGACCCGCATCTATCCTTGAAAAGACGTGGCCCCTGTCACATCGAACAGCGCTTGCCGTTTTTTATGATGAGGTGCCGACTGGAACTTTCTTATATCCTGGAAGCCTCCAGGGACGCCAGAACCAGTCGCAGCGCCCCTGGAGAGTGGGTATAAAACCCTGGGTACGGAAGCACGCAAGTGGTGCCACCGGCCCGCTCCGAGCGGTGCAGAACCTGACCAGCTTCCTGTGGAGGAAACGCGTTTTGTCCTGGATCAAGGTCATTACCGGGTGTGCCTTGGGCCTTGTCAGCAGCGCCTGGACCATCTCGGCGGGGGCGGCGTTCGCCTACCCTGCGGCGCCCGGCATCAAGGCCGCCGCCGCGGTGGTCATCGATGCGGACTCGGCGCAGGTGCTGTTCGAACGGAACGCCCACGCCCGTCGGGCCCCGGCCAGCACGACCAAGATCATGACCAGCTTGCTGGCAGTCGAAAGTGGGCGGCTGGATGAGTACGTGACCATCAGCAAGCGCGCGGCCTCCATCGGCGAGTCCACCATCTACCTGAAGGAGGGTGAGCGTCTCACGCTTCGCCAGCTGACCTATGGGGTTCTCCTCAGCAGCGGAAACGATGCCAGTACGGCGGTGGCGGAATTCCTCGGCGGTGGGTCTGAAGCGCGCTTCATCGAGATGATGAACGCCCGCGCGGACGCCATTGGTATGCGGGACACGCATTTCAGCAATCCGCACGGTCTGCCGACGGACAACCACTACTCGTCGGCCTATGACCTGGCCATGTTGCTGCGCGAGGCGGCCATGCAACCGGAGTGGAACCAGATTGCCGAGACGAAGTGGAAGCGGATTCCTGGGTTCGGGAAAGTCGACGGCCGGACGCTGAAAAACCACAACAAGCTGCTCTGGAACTATCCCTACGCCACGGGCGGCAAGACCGGTTTCACCAACGCCGCCGGGCGTTGCTTCGTCGGGTCCGCCAAGCGCGGCTCCAGGCGAGTGATCCAGGCCTCGTTGGCCTCCTCGGACCTCTGGCGGGACACCCAGTCGCTGCTGCAGTATGGCCTGGACAACTTTGAAAACGTGGCCGTCGCCAAAGAGGGGGAAATTGTCGGCACGGTTCCCATCCAAGCGGGCAGCAGCCGGATGGTCGAGGTGATTGCGCCACGGGACGTGACGGTGAGCCTCCCCAAAGGCCATTTCGACCGCACGGCGCTTCAGCAGGTCTGGCAACTGCCGGATGAACTGGTCGCGCCGGTGAATCAGCGGCAACCCGTGGGTCAGCTGATTGTGCGGCAGGGCGAGCGAGTCCTCCAGACGGTTCCTCTGGTGGCGGCCTCCGCCGTACCGATCGCCGCATCTCCCTGGGAACTCCTCTCTTCGTGGTTCTTCCCGGGCATGGTCACGGCCTCGCTGCTCTCGCTTATGCGGCTCAAAGGCCTCCGCCGGCGTCGCTTGAATGCGTCGCTGGACAAGCTGCCCAAGGCAGCGGGGAACAAGCGCAACCCCCTCGCGCGCGAGTCGTTCCCACGCGCCTCCTGATGCCCAGGTCCCTGACAAGCGTGAGGCCCCCAGCAGATGGGGGCCTTGTCGCATGGCGCCAAGATTCCGGAGGCCGTCAAAACCGCTCGGGCATCCAGGGAATGGGGCCCGCGAAGGCGGCCGCCAGCTTGGCCAGGTCCACATCCGCCCCCTCGAGCAATCCGAGGCCCCGCACGGCGTAGGGAGAAAGATAGCCACTGTAGAGCGCCGCGAGCCCCCGCACGTCCATCACCACGCGCGCCTCCCCCCCGATGCGGACCGCTCCGCGCCCCGCCTCGATCGTCAACACCAAGGGGCGCTCATTCTCCGCCAGCAAGGGGTCTTTGACCCCCAGGTGCAACTCCGCGGAAAGCCCCGGAGGATATCCCCTGGCCTCCAGCGCCCCCTGGACGTCAATCAGGCGCAGCATCCACGGGTGAGTCTGCGCGATCGCCGAATGCGCCCGGTCCCGCATCAGCATCACGGGTTCTTGCGGCCCCGCCAGAAGTTCCGCCACGGCGCAGGTGGCCCGTTGCTCGCGAAAGAAACCGAGCAAGCGGCGGCGCGCAGCGGCCGTGACCGCGACCCAATCCCTCACCCGGATCATGGGGGGGTGCCCGGGCACTTGAGGCTGACTGTAGATGAGATAGCCCTCCGGCCCTTGCCCCCCTTCCAGCAGAAATGAGTAGAGGCGCTTGCCGGCCCCCTCCTGAGGCAATTCGCGGAATATCCGGGCCCAGTACCAGTCGCTGCGCTCAAGCCAGCCATCCGTTCGCTGAGCATGCGCCTCATACAGTTGACGCATCGCGGACATTCCGGCGGCATTGCCGAGGTCGAAGGGCTTCAGGTTGATGTGTCGCTCGACCGGTAAGGTCTCATCAAGCGGAACTTGCCAGCGCGTGCTTTCCCCAGCCACCTCGTAGCCAGCCTTTCGATACAGTTGTCGCATCTCAGGGAACAGCGTGGACAGCAACCAGCCGCGCTCGCGCTGCTCTCGCACGGCCGCTTCCATCAGCGTGGAAGCGGCCCCTTGCCCCCGCATATCCGGGGCGATCGCCACGAGCCGCACCCCGGCCATCGAAACGGGACGCCCGCCGAAATATTGGCGGCAGGCCTGGAAGGAGAGGCCCCCGATCACCCGCGCAGACTTGCGCAGCAGACGAAGGTTGGGGAGGCCTTCCTCGGCCGCCGGATTCAACTGGGGGTCGGAGGGCCAGCCAAAGGCCTGGGTGAGGATGCGGTGATAATCCCCCACTTCCCGCTCATTGAGCGGCTTTCCATAGATGAAGGTCGTGTTCATAGAGGCTGTAACGCCACGCGCGCCGGCGCACCGTCGGGAGCATCGAGCTTGAGGGGCATACAGACCATCCCGTAGGGCCCGGCCGCGATGCCCCGCAGGTCGAGTCCTTCGATGATCAGACAATCTGCTCCGAGCAGGGCGTGATGGACAGGAAAAAGACCGGTGTCGTCGCATTCAATCGAGGGTGTGTCGATGCCCACCAGGCGCACCCCTCGCTCGAGCAACCAGACCGCCGCACGCAGGTTCAAGCCGCTGGAAGGATGGGCCAGCGCGGTGGTCCGGGTGTTCAGAAGGACCCGTTCCGGCGCCCCCGCGCGCGGCCAGGCCAGTGCCAGGTCCGCCTCGTCGATGGTGGCGGAAGCTGGAATCTCCAGCACCCACACGGGGCCATTCCAGCGGCCCAGGGGCACCTCCGAGAGGGTGGCGCCGCCCCGCACGAAGTGCGCCGGCGCGTCCACGTGCGTGCCACTGTGTGACCCCATCGACAGCCCCGTGACGTGGCAGCCGTGGGAATCCAGGGTGGCGTGGGGATGTAGCTGAACAGGCGGATCGCCGGGAAAGACGAAGGTTGCGGCCCCGAGGGGGCGGGTCACATCGAGCCAGGGAGTCTCAAACCTCATCGCGGCCATCCCCTGCAGCGAGCGTGTCGAGAGCAGGCTCGAGCCCCTCTGGCGGTGGCTCGGTGGAGGAGGGGTCGGGACGTCCGCCCACTCGCACCAGTTCATCGAGGGTGAAGGCGCCGAGTTGCCCCGTTCGCAGGTCTTGCAGGAACATTCTGGCCGCCCGTCCCAGGTCCGAGGCGCCACCAGACCCGATGATGCTGCGCTTGCGGGCGTAGCCCTCGATGGTCGGGTCCGTCCAATCGGCCAGCAGGCTGGGCGCCAGGCGCTGCAACATGGCGATCGCCTCCGCTGCCACCAGCGCCGGATCATAGCTTTCGTTACTGACCGACCCCACCATGGCGAGCTTGAGCGCGAGGACCTGGTCCTCCAGCTTGGGTGGGATGATGCCCGGGGTGTCGAGCAGTTCCAGCGACTTGCCCAGGCGAATCCAGCGGACATCCCGCGTCACGCCAGGCTTGTCGCCGACCTGAGCAGCCCGT
The sequence above is a segment of the Candidatus Sericytochromatia bacterium genome. Coding sequences within it:
- the asnS gene encoding asparagine--tRNA ligase — encoded protein: MTTAANIPTTTIQRLAAHVGQEVELQGWLYNKRSSGKIQFLIVRDGTGLVQVVVVKKEVDEATWEAASSLTQESSLRLRGLVRADDRAPGGFELTGTHVTAVHVVEGEYPISHKEHGVDFLMSHRHLWMRTPRQAAILRIRHTIIQAMRGFLDGQGFTLVDSPILTPAACEGTSTLFETDYFGEPAFLSQSGQLYNEAHALALGKVYCFGPTFRAEKSKTRRHLMEFWMLEPEMAFVDLWGNMEVQEQLVAHVVATVLEKHRQELVDVLERDISRLENIQAPFPRITYDEALAILADKGQVVEWGNDFGAPDETALAEHFERPVFVTHYPAACKAFYMKPDPAREEVVLCADLLAPEGYGEIIGGSQRIDDLATLERKMAEHHVPAEPLQWYLDLRRYGSVPHSGFGIGLERTVAWICGLDHVRETIPFARMLTRIYP
- a CDS encoding D-alanyl-D-alanine carboxypeptidase family protein, whose product is MSWIKVITGCALGLVSSAWTISAGAAFAYPAAPGIKAAAAVVIDADSAQVLFERNAHARRAPASTTKIMTSLLAVESGRLDEYVTISKRAASIGESTIYLKEGERLTLRQLTYGVLLSSGNDASTAVAEFLGGGSEARFIEMMNARADAIGMRDTHFSNPHGLPTDNHYSSAYDLAMLLREAAMQPEWNQIAETKWKRIPGFGKVDGRTLKNHNKLLWNYPYATGGKTGFTNAAGRCFVGSAKRGSRRVIQASLASSDLWRDTQSLLQYGLDNFENVAVAKEGEIVGTVPIQAGSSRMVEVIAPRDVTVSLPKGHFDRTALQQVWQLPDELVAPVNQRQPVGQLIVRQGERVLQTVPLVAASAVPIAASPWELLSSWFFPGMVTASLLSLMRLKGLRRRRLNASLDKLPKAAGNKRNPLARESFPRAS
- a CDS encoding GNAT family N-acetyltransferase; its protein translation is MNTTFIYGKPLNEREVGDYHRILTQAFGWPSDPQLNPAAEEGLPNLRLLRKSARVIGGLSFQACRQYFGGRPVSMAGVRLVAIAPDMRGQGAASTLMEAAVREQRERGWLLSTLFPEMRQLYRKAGYEVAGESTRWQVPLDETLPVERHINLKPFDLGNAAGMSAMRQLYEAHAQRTDGWLERSDWYWARIFRELPQEGAGKRLYSFLLEGGQGPEGYLIYSQPQVPGHPPMIRVRDWVAVTAAARRRLLGFFREQRATCAVAELLAGPQEPVMLMRDRAHSAIAQTHPWMLRLIDVQGALEARGYPPGLSAELHLGVKDPLLAENERPLVLTIEAGRGAVRIGGEARVVMDVRGLAALYSGYLSPYAVRGLGLLEGADVDLAKLAAAFAGPIPWMPERF
- a CDS encoding cyclase family protein gives rise to the protein MRFETPWLDVTRPLGAATFVFPGDPPVQLHPHATLDSHGCHVTGLSMGSHSGTHVDAPAHFVRGGATLSEVPLGRWNGPVWVLEIPASATIDEADLALAWPRAGAPERVLLNTRTTALAHPSSGLNLRAAVWLLERGVRLVGIDTPSIECDDTGLFPVHHALLGADCLIIEGLDLRGIAAGPYGMVCMPLKLDAPDGAPARVALQPL
- the ylqF gene encoding ribosome biogenesis GTPase YlqF, whose protein sequence is MSLINWYPGHIAKAQSTLRERLKLIDFVLELVDARLPASSRFDVTHQLLGEKPRLLVLTKVDLADPSRTQAWLQHYKREGLSVVVLNAQTGQGLAPLHAQMGAEAAKIDARMRQRGRLPRASRVMVVGLPNVGKSSLINRLARKRAAQVGDKPGVTRDVRWIRLGKSLELLDTPGIIPPKLEDQVLALKLAMVGSVSNESYDPALVAAEAIAMLQRLAPSLLADWTDPTIEGYARKRSIIGSGGASDLGRAARMFLQDLRTGQLGAFTLDELVRVGGRPDPSSTEPPPEGLEPALDTLAAGDGRDEV